In Gemmatimonadales bacterium, the following proteins share a genomic window:
- a CDS encoding arsenate reductase ArsC, whose product MSGQRTGPLRVLVLCTGNSARSQMAETLFNQLGHGRIQAESAGSRPALRVNPLAVEVLTEHGLAWSGHPPRGLDGLEREPWDFVITVCDRAKEACPIFPGQPVLAHWGMPDPADVGGDDATRRAAFREAYVLLRRRVELMLALPLEKLERMALEARVRAIGATPPPE is encoded by the coding sequence ATGAGCGGCCAGCGGACGGGCCCGCTGCGCGTGCTGGTGCTGTGCACGGGCAACTCCGCCCGCAGCCAGATGGCCGAGACGTTGTTCAACCAGCTGGGGCACGGCCGCATCCAGGCCGAGAGTGCCGGCTCGCGCCCCGCGCTCCGCGTGAATCCGCTCGCCGTCGAGGTGCTGACGGAGCACGGGCTCGCGTGGTCGGGCCACCCGCCGCGCGGGCTGGACGGGCTGGAGCGCGAGCCGTGGGATTTCGTCATCACCGTCTGCGACAGGGCGAAGGAGGCCTGCCCGATCTTCCCGGGGCAGCCGGTGCTGGCGCACTGGGGCATGCCCGATCCGGCGGACGTCGGAGGCGACGACGCGACGCGGCGCGCGGCGTTTCGCGAGGCCTACGTCCTGCTGCGGCGCCGCGTGGAGCTGATGCTCGCCCTGCCGCTCGAGAAGCTGGAGCGGATGGCGCTCGAAGCGCGGGTGCGCGCCATCGGCGCCACGCCTCCCCCCGAGTAG
- a CDS encoding metalloregulator ArsR/SmtB family transcription factor: MPAATLSDLDTLTTRFKALSDPLRLHILDRLRGGERCVCELTDALDAGQSLLSFHLKVLKDAGLVTDRREGRWMHYAVDPEALVEIEAFLGMLRRRTPERRWKPVCCE; encoded by the coding sequence ATGCCGGCGGCGACCCTCTCCGATCTGGACACGCTCACCACCCGCTTCAAGGCGCTGTCGGACCCGCTCCGGCTGCACATCCTCGACCGCCTGCGCGGCGGCGAGCGCTGCGTCTGCGAGCTGACCGACGCCCTGGACGCCGGCCAGTCCCTGCTTTCCTTCCACCTCAAGGTCCTGAAGGACGCCGGACTGGTGACCGACCGCCGGGAGGGACGGTGGATGCACTACGCCGTGGACCCGGAGGCGCTGGTCGAGATCGAGGCCTTCCTCGGGATGCTGCGCCGCCGGACGCCGGAGCGGCGCTGGAAGCCGGTGTGCTGCGAATGA
- the arsM gene encoding arsenite methyltransferase, whose product MSDTPDIRTVVRSKYGEIAKGTTTCGCGPSCCGGGEGAVGARIAEHIGYSAQDLAEIPAGANLGLGCGNPLAHAAVKPGDVILDLGSGAGMDAFLAAHEVGPTGRVIGVDMTPEMVERARENARKVGAANVEFRLGEIERLPVADAEVDVIISNCVINLSTDKAAVFAEAFRVLKPGGRMVVSDLVLTRPIPGDIRHSVEAYVGCVAGAAMKDEYLWLIGAAGFRDIEVVEERSYGDAEVFGGYEWLRQAATSVVSAKVRAAKPR is encoded by the coding sequence GTGAGCGACACACCCGACATCCGCACGGTCGTCCGCTCGAAGTACGGCGAGATCGCCAAGGGCACCACGACCTGCGGGTGCGGGCCGAGCTGTTGCGGCGGCGGCGAGGGCGCGGTGGGCGCCAGGATCGCCGAGCACATCGGCTACAGCGCGCAGGACCTGGCGGAGATCCCGGCCGGCGCGAACCTCGGCCTCGGCTGCGGGAACCCCCTCGCGCACGCCGCGGTGAAGCCGGGCGACGTGATCCTGGACCTCGGCTCGGGCGCCGGGATGGACGCCTTCCTGGCCGCGCACGAGGTCGGCCCCACCGGACGGGTGATCGGCGTGGACATGACGCCCGAGATGGTCGAGCGGGCCCGGGAGAACGCGCGCAAGGTCGGCGCCGCCAACGTGGAGTTCCGGCTCGGCGAGATCGAGCGGCTCCCGGTGGCCGATGCCGAGGTGGACGTCATCATCTCGAACTGCGTGATCAACCTCTCGACCGACAAGGCCGCCGTGTTCGCGGAGGCGTTCCGCGTCCTCAAGCCGGGCGGCCGGATGGTGGTGAGCGACCTGGTACTGACGCGGCCGATTCCCGGCGACATCCGGCACTCGGTCGAGGCCTACGTGGGCTGCGTCGCCGGCGCCGCGATGAAGGACGAGTACCTGTGGCTGATCGGCGCGGCCGGCTTCCGCGACATCGAGGTGGTGGAGGAGCGGAGCTACGGCGACGCCGAGGTGTTCGGCGGCTACGAGTGGCTGCGCCAGGCCGCGACCTCGGTCGTCTCCGCCAAGGTGCGGGCCGCCAAACCGAGGTGA
- the cydB gene encoding cytochrome d ubiquinol oxidase subunit II translates to MDLNTIWFLLVGVLIAGYAVLDGFDLGTGVLHLLTRDERERRVMMNAVGPVWDGNEVWLLTGGGALFAAFPPVYATVFSGFYLAFMLLLVALILRAVSFEFRSKVASPRWRRWWDLAFGVGSLVPALLFGVAVGNVLRGLEMGPAGISTTLLGLLNPFALLIGLLGLVMFVLHGATWLGLKTEGALQDRMRRWAASAWVAFIALYALATVASYAVAPYLFEHWFGNPLTWVFFALLLASSVTGPAAIGASRFGRAFVASAAATLSVIALAAEGLYPRLVPARPDLAASLTIYNAASTPRTLTTMLVIALVGMPFVILYTVLIYRAFRGKTVLTAESY, encoded by the coding sequence ATGGACCTCAATACGATCTGGTTCCTCCTGGTCGGCGTGCTCATCGCCGGCTACGCCGTGCTGGACGGCTTCGACCTCGGCACGGGCGTGCTGCACCTGCTGACCCGCGACGAGCGGGAGCGGCGCGTGATGATGAACGCCGTCGGCCCGGTGTGGGACGGCAACGAGGTGTGGCTGCTGACGGGCGGCGGGGCGCTGTTCGCCGCCTTCCCGCCGGTCTACGCGACCGTGTTCAGCGGCTTCTACCTGGCGTTCATGCTGCTGCTGGTGGCGCTCATCCTGCGGGCGGTGTCGTTCGAGTTCCGCAGCAAGGTCGCCTCGCCGCGCTGGCGCCGCTGGTGGGACCTCGCGTTCGGCGTGGGGAGCCTCGTGCCGGCGCTGCTGTTCGGCGTGGCCGTGGGCAACGTGCTCCGCGGCCTGGAGATGGGCCCGGCGGGCATCAGCACCACGCTGCTCGGCCTCCTCAACCCCTTCGCCCTGCTGATCGGCCTGCTGGGCCTGGTGATGTTCGTCCTGCACGGCGCGACCTGGCTGGGCCTGAAGACCGAGGGCGCGCTCCAGGACCGGATGCGCCGCTGGGCGGCGAGCGCGTGGGTGGCCTTCATCGCGCTGTACGCGCTGGCGACCGTGGCGTCGTACGCCGTGGCGCCCTACCTGTTCGAGCACTGGTTCGGCAACCCGCTGACCTGGGTGTTCTTCGCCCTGCTGCTGGCGAGCAGCGTGACCGGTCCCGCGGCGATTGGCGCTTCCCGGTTCGGCCGCGCGTTCGTCGCGTCGGCCGCGGCCACGCTCAGCGTCATCGCGCTGGCGGCCGAAGGCCTGTACCCCCGGCTGGTGCCGGCGCGTCCCGACCTGGCGGCGAGCCTCACCATCTACAACGCCGCCTCCACCCCGCGCACCCTGACCACGATGCTGGTCATCGCGCTGGTGGGGATGCCGTTCGTGATCCTGTACACCGTGCTCATTTACCGGGCGTTCCGGGGCAAGACCGTGCTGACCGCGGAGAGTTACTAG
- a CDS encoding cytochrome ubiquinol oxidase subunit I has protein sequence MDVVLLSRIQFALTIGFHFLFPPLTIGLAWLLVLIEWRGWRRNDPTWVRMGRFFSKLLALTFAVGVATGIVMEFQFGTNWAVYSKFVGDIFGAPLAAEGVLAFFLESGFLGLYLFGRGRVSRGAHWFSILMVAVGSTISAFWILVANSWQQTPAGFVVRNGRAELVSFAAAVFNPSTLPRFFHTVDAALVAGAFLVAGVAAYLLRKDRDDDLARRALTLALVFGLVASATEVFPFGHVHARQVAHTQPEKFAAIEGLYSSQSAAPMVLFAYPVTPPPELKAKVEIRGVLSWLAFGDINAPIRGITDFPPENRPPLWLTFVSFHNMVVLGMYFIAALAWGTWRLRGGRLWGDRRYLLLLVVSIPLPLAACQLGWMAAEVGRQPWIVYGLLRTSDAVSRSVPAGDMLFSLLLFAVLYLLLGALYVYLLVREIRHGPPGLEPALA, from the coding sequence ATGGACGTGGTACTGCTGTCACGCATCCAGTTCGCGCTCACGATCGGCTTCCATTTCCTGTTCCCTCCCCTGACCATCGGCCTGGCCTGGTTGCTCGTGCTGATCGAGTGGCGGGGATGGCGCCGGAACGACCCGACGTGGGTGCGGATGGGCAGGTTCTTCAGCAAGCTCCTCGCCCTGACCTTCGCAGTCGGCGTGGCGACCGGCATCGTGATGGAGTTCCAGTTCGGCACGAACTGGGCGGTCTACTCCAAGTTCGTGGGCGACATCTTCGGCGCTCCGCTCGCGGCCGAGGGGGTGCTCGCGTTCTTCCTCGAGTCGGGGTTCCTCGGCCTGTACCTCTTCGGCCGCGGCCGGGTGTCCAGGGGCGCCCACTGGTTCTCGATCCTGATGGTCGCGGTGGGATCCACCATCTCGGCCTTCTGGATCCTGGTCGCGAACTCCTGGCAGCAGACGCCGGCCGGCTTCGTGGTCCGGAACGGGCGCGCCGAGCTGGTGAGCTTCGCGGCCGCCGTCTTCAACCCGTCGACCCTGCCCCGCTTCTTCCACACCGTGGACGCGGCACTCGTCGCGGGGGCCTTCCTGGTGGCCGGCGTCGCGGCATACCTGCTGCGGAAGGACCGTGACGACGACCTGGCGCGCCGGGCCCTCACGCTCGCCCTGGTGTTCGGCCTGGTGGCGTCGGCGACGGAAGTCTTCCCCTTCGGACACGTGCACGCGCGGCAGGTGGCGCACACGCAGCCGGAGAAGTTCGCCGCGATCGAGGGCCTGTACTCGAGCCAGTCGGCGGCGCCGATGGTGCTGTTCGCCTATCCGGTCACGCCGCCGCCCGAGCTCAAGGCCAAGGTCGAGATCCGCGGGGTGCTGAGCTGGCTGGCCTTCGGCGACATCAACGCGCCCATCCGCGGGATCACCGACTTCCCGCCCGAGAACCGGCCGCCGCTGTGGCTCACCTTCGTCTCGTTCCACAACATGGTCGTGCTGGGGATGTACTTCATCGCGGCGCTGGCGTGGGGCACCTGGCGGCTCCGGGGCGGGCGGCTGTGGGGCGACCGCCGCTACCTGCTCCTGCTCGTCGTCTCCATCCCGCTGCCGCTGGCCGCCTGCCAGCTCGGGTGGATGGCGGCCGAGGTCGGCCGGCAGCCGTGGATCGTCTACGGGCTGCTGCGGACGAGCGACGCGGTCTCGCGCAGCGTGCCGGCGGGCGACATGCTGTTCTCGCTGCTGCTCTTCGCCGTCCTGTATCTGCTCCTGGGCGCGCTGTACGTGTACCTGCTGGTGCGCGAGATCCGGCACGGCCCGCCCGGCCTCGAGCCGGCGCTGGCGTAA